Proteins encoded within one genomic window of Diceros bicornis minor isolate mBicDic1 chromosome X, mDicBic1.mat.cur, whole genome shotgun sequence:
- the MAGIX gene encoding PDZ domain-containing protein MAGIX isoform X1, whose amino-acid sequence MEPRAGSATDPSGSRGGRGGPQSAGPSARQLLARLDARPLAARAAADVAALVRRAGATLRLRPKEVVSVQDSADIEVTDSRLPNAAFVEHRPQHRRSETLGTRTTASQVTQGMARRASKPPQASGRFCVELVCGPMGFGFTLSGGRDAAGDAPLAVRGLLKDGPAERCGRLQAGDLVLYINGESTQGLTHAQVVERIRAGGPRLRLVLTSPLETHPGKLEGVGGPQKGDDRSPDSGGPKVMKSRSASPSLLQHPRSHKTPQTRGSPEPSPERAADSPAVPPPERRTEDPHDRTPGSPGPWLVPSEERLSRALGVPGAAQLALEMAAGRRRH is encoded by the exons ATGGAGCCGCGCGCGGGGAGCGCCACGGACCCTAGCGGGAGCAGAGGAG GCCGCGGCGGTCCCCAGTCCGCGGGCCCTAGCGCCCGGCAGCTCCTGGCCCGGCTGGACGCGCGCCCCCTGGCGGCCCGAGCTGCGGCCGACGTGGCGGCGCTGGTGCGCAGGGCCGGCGCCACATTGCGCCTGCGCCCCAAGGAGG TCGTTAGCGTGCAGGATTCTGCGGACATAGAGGTCACCGACAGTCGCCTGCCTAATGCCGCTTTCGTAGAACACCGGCCCCAG CATCGTCGGTCAGAAACCTTGGGTACACGTACCACGGCGTCCCAAGTGACCCAGGGTATGGCACGTCGTGCTTCGAAGCCGCCCCAGGCTTCTGGTCGGTTCTGTGTGGAACTGGTTTGTGGTCCCATGGGCTTTGGCTTCACATTAAGTGGAGGCCGAGATGCAGCCGGAGACGCTCCGCTGGCAGTGCGCGGGCTGCTGAAGGACGGGCCGGCAGAGCGCTGCGGTCGTTTGCAG GCTGGTGACCTCGTGCTCTACATCAACGGAGAGTCAACTCAGGGCCTCACCCATGCCCAGGTCGTGGAGCGGATTCGCGCAGGCGGACCCCGGCTCCGTCTGGTGCTAACCAGCCCTCTTGAGACCCACCCCGGCAAACTTGAGGGGGTGGGAGGGCCCCAGAAAGGCGATG ATCGCAGCCCAGATTCTGGGGGACCAAAGGTGATGAAGTCTCGCAGCGCCAGCCCCTCCCTACTTCAGCACCCTCGATCCCATAAGACGCCCCAAACCCGGGGCAGCCCAGAGCCTAGCCCAGAGCGAGCGGCCGACAGCCCCGCGGTTCCTCCTCCTGAGCGCCGCACGGAGGACCCTCACGACCGAACTCCGGGTTCCCCGGGACCCTGGCTGGTGCCCAGCGAGGAACGGCTCTCGCGTGCCCTAGGGGTCCCGGGGGCCGCGCAGCTCGCCCTGGAGATGGCAGCCGGCAGGCGGAGGCACTGA
- the MAGIX gene encoding PDZ domain-containing protein MAGIX isoform X2, whose translation MEPRAGSATDPSGSRGVVSVQDSADIEVTDSRLPNAAFVEHRPQHRRSETLGTRTTASQVTQGMARRASKPPQASGRFCVELVCGPMGFGFTLSGGRDAAGDAPLAVRGLLKDGPAERCGRLQAGDLVLYINGESTQGLTHAQVVERIRAGGPRLRLVLTSPLETHPGKLEGVGGPQKGDDRSPDSGGPKVMKSRSASPSLLQHPRSHKTPQTRGSPEPSPERAADSPAVPPPERRTEDPHDRTPGSPGPWLVPSEERLSRALGVPGAAQLALEMAAGRRRH comes from the exons ATGGAGCCGCGCGCGGGGAGCGCCACGGACCCTAGCGGGAGCAGAGGAG TCGTTAGCGTGCAGGATTCTGCGGACATAGAGGTCACCGACAGTCGCCTGCCTAATGCCGCTTTCGTAGAACACCGGCCCCAG CATCGTCGGTCAGAAACCTTGGGTACACGTACCACGGCGTCCCAAGTGACCCAGGGTATGGCACGTCGTGCTTCGAAGCCGCCCCAGGCTTCTGGTCGGTTCTGTGTGGAACTGGTTTGTGGTCCCATGGGCTTTGGCTTCACATTAAGTGGAGGCCGAGATGCAGCCGGAGACGCTCCGCTGGCAGTGCGCGGGCTGCTGAAGGACGGGCCGGCAGAGCGCTGCGGTCGTTTGCAG GCTGGTGACCTCGTGCTCTACATCAACGGAGAGTCAACTCAGGGCCTCACCCATGCCCAGGTCGTGGAGCGGATTCGCGCAGGCGGACCCCGGCTCCGTCTGGTGCTAACCAGCCCTCTTGAGACCCACCCCGGCAAACTTGAGGGGGTGGGAGGGCCCCAGAAAGGCGATG ATCGCAGCCCAGATTCTGGGGGACCAAAGGTGATGAAGTCTCGCAGCGCCAGCCCCTCCCTACTTCAGCACCCTCGATCCCATAAGACGCCCCAAACCCGGGGCAGCCCAGAGCCTAGCCCAGAGCGAGCGGCCGACAGCCCCGCGGTTCCTCCTCCTGAGCGCCGCACGGAGGACCCTCACGACCGAACTCCGGGTTCCCCGGGACCCTGGCTGGTGCCCAGCGAGGAACGGCTCTCGCGTGCCCTAGGGGTCCCGGGGGCCGCGCAGCTCGCCCTGGAGATGGCAGCCGGCAGGCGGAGGCACTGA
- the PLP2 gene encoding proteolipid protein 2, with amino-acid sequence MADSERLSAPGCWAACTNFWCTRKGIILFAEIVLCLVILICFSASTAAFSSLSVIEMILAAVFFVIYMCDLHNKIQIINWPWSDFFRTLIAAILYLITSIVVLAAPGSHSKTVGGVLGLIAVCLFSYDAYVTFPLRQQRHSAAPTDPADGPV; translated from the exons ATGGCGGATTCCGAGCGCCTCTCGGCCCCCGGCTGCTGGGCAGCCTGCACCAACTTCTGGTGCACCCGAAAAGGAATTATCCTGTTTGCTGAAATC GTGTTGTGCCTCGTGATTCTGATCTGCTTCAGTGCCTCGACAGCAGCATTCTCCTCCCTGTCGGTGATCGAGATGATCCTTGCTGCTGTCTTCTTTGTCATCTACATGTGTGACCTGCACAACAAAATACAGATCATCAACTGGCCTTGGAGT GATTTCTTCCGAACCCTCATAGCGGCCATCCTCTACCTGATCACCTCCATTGTCGTCCTTGCTGCGCCAGGAAGCCACTCCAAAACCGTCGGAGGG GTACTGGGCCTAATCGCTGTGTGCCTCTTTAGCTATGATGCATATGTCACCTTCCCCTTGCGGCAGCAAAGACATTCAGCAGCCCCTActg ACCCTGCAGATGGCCCGGTGTAG
- the PRICKLE3 gene encoding prickle planar cell polarity protein 3 isoform X1, with product MFARGSRRRRSGRAPPEAEDPDRGQPCNSCREQCPGFLLHGWRKICQHCKCPREEHAVHGVPVDLERIMCRLISDFQRHSISDDDSGCASEEYAWVPPGLKPEQVYQFFSCLPEDKVPYVNSPGEKYRIKQLLHQLPPHDSECGKQIGGGDIAVFASRAGLGACWHPQCFVCSTCRELLVDLIYFYHAGKVYCGRHHAECLRPRCEACDEIIFSPECTEAEGRHWHMGHFCCFECEASLGGQRYVMRQSRPHCCACYEARHAEYCDGCGEHIGLDQGQMAYEGQHWHASDRCFCCSRCGRALLGRPFLPRRGLIFCSRACSLGSEPTAPGPGRRSWSAGTVSAPLAASTASFSAVEGASETATKGTSTEPAPAAGPEEPAHFLRGGPHRHSMPELGLRSVPEPSPGPTGQPDPLPEDGAFGRQSAPRVSFRDPLVSEGGPRRTLSAPPAQRRRPRSPPPKAPTHRRHRHHHHHRRHSGRCRHHQCDLGSGSDSESCASSPSSPSSESSEDDGFFLGERIPLPPHLCRPVPAQDTATENPNFQTPQLLRNSRPGMPRQAREKNCIVA from the exons ATGTTCGCGCGTGGGTCCCGGAGGCGCCGCTCCGGGCGCGCG CCTCCAGAGGCAGAGGACCCAGACCGCGGCCAGCCCTGCAACTCCTGCAGGGAGCAGTGCCCTGGCTTTCTGCTGCATGGCTGGAG AAAGATCTGCCAGCACTGCAAATGCCCCAGGGAGGAGCATGCCGTGCATGGGGTGCCTGTGGACCTGGAACGCATCATGTGTCggttgatctcagacttccagcgcCACTCTATCTCCGACGATGACTCAGGCTGTGCCTCGGAGGAGTATGCCTGGGTGCCCCCTGGTCTCAAGCCCGAGCAG GTATACCAGTTTTTCAGCTGCCTCCCAGAGGACAAGGTCCCCTACGTCAACAGTCCCGGGGAGAAATACAGGATCAAGCAGCTGCTGCACCAGCTGCCCCCACACGACAGTGAG TGTGGGAAGCAGATCGGAGGTGGGGATATCGCAGTCTTTGCCAGCCGCGCAGGCTTGGGTGCCTGCTGGCACCCACAGTGCTTTGTGTGCTCCACATGCCGGGAGCTGCTGGTGGACCTCATCTACTTCTACCATGCTGGCAAGGTCTACTGTGGTCGCCACCATGCTGAATGCCTGCGCCCGCGCTGCGAAGCCTGTGATGAG ATCATCTTCTCCCCTGAGTGCACGGAGGCCGAGGGCCGGCACTGGCACATGGGTCACTTCTGCTGCTTCGAGTGTGAAGCCTCGCTAGGAGGGCAGCGCTATGTCATGCGTCAGAGCCGCCCCCACTGCTGCGCCTGCTATGAGGCCCGCCACGCGGAGTACTGTGATGGCTGTGGGGAGCACATCG GCCTGGACCAGGGCCAGATGGCTTATGAGGGCCAGCATTGGCACGCCTCAGACCGCTGCTTTTGCTGTAGTCGCTGTGGGCGAGCCCTGCTGGGCCGCCCTTTCCTGCCGCGCAGGGGCCTAATCTTCTGCTCGCGAGCCTGCAGCCTGGGGTCCGAGCCCACGGctccggggcctggccgccggaGCTGGAGCGCGGGCACGGTCTCCGCACCACTCGCAGCCTCCACAGCCTCTTTCTCTGCTGTGGAGGGGGCGTCTGAGACCGCCACCAAAGGCACCAGCACCGAGCCAGCGCCTG ctGCAGGCCCCGAAGAGCCCGCCCACTTTCTGAGAGGGGGCCCCCACCGCCACTCCATGCCGGAGCTGGGGCTCCGCAGTGTCCCCGAGCCCTCCCCGGGGCCCACTGGCCAGCCGGACCCGCTCCCGGAAGATGGTGCCTTCGGTCGCCAGAGCGCCCCGCGCGTCAGCTTCCGAGACCCCCTGGTGTCTGAGGGAGGCCCGCGGCGGACCCTGAGTGCACCTCCAGCCCAGCGCCGCAGGCCGCGCAGTCCCCCTCCCAAGGCCCCCACCCATCgccgccaccgccaccaccaccatcaccgccGCCACTCTGGCAGATGTCGCCACCATCAGTGTGACTTGGGATCCGGGTCAGACTCAGAATCCTGTGCCAGCTCgccctccagccccagctccGAGTCCTCAGAGGACGACGGCTTCTTCCTAGGGGAACGCATCCCGCTGCCCCCGCACCTGTGCAGGCCCGTGCCTGCTCAGGACACTGCAACTGAGAACCCCAACTTCCAGACTCCACAGCTCCTCAGGAACTCGCGCCCAGGGATGCCTCGCCAGGCCAGAGAGAAGAACTGCATCGTGGCTTGA
- the PRICKLE3 gene encoding prickle planar cell polarity protein 3 isoform X3, with protein MFARGSRRRRSGRAPPEAEDPDRGQPCNSCREQCPGFLLHGWRKICQHCKCPREEHAVHGVPVDLERIMCRLISDFQRHSISDDDSGCASEEYAWVPPGLKPEQVYQFFSCLPEDKVPYVNSPGEKYRIKQLLHQLPPHDSEAQYCTALEEEEKKELRAFSQQRKRENLGRGTVRIFPVTITGAICEECGKQIGGGDIAVFASRAGLGACWHPQCFVCSTCRELLVDLIYFYHAGKVYCGRHHAECLRPRCEACDEIIFSPECTEAEGRHWHMGHFCCFECEASLGGQRYVMRQSRPHCCACYEARHAEYCDGCGEHIGLDQGQMAYEGQHWHASDRCFCCSRCGRALLGRPFLPRRGLIFCSRACSLGSEPTAPGPGRRSWSAGTVSAPLAASTASFSAVEGASETATKGTSTEPAPAAGPEEPAHFLRGGPHRHSMPELGLRSVPEPSPGPTGQPDPLPEDGAFGRQSAPRVSFRDPLVSEGGPRRTLSAPPAQRRRPRSPPPKAPTHRRHRHHHHHRRHSGRCRHHQCDLGSGSDSESCASSPSSPSSESSEDDGFFLGERIPLPPHLCRPVPAQDTATENPNFQTPQLLRNSRPGMPRQAREKNCIVA; from the exons ATGTTCGCGCGTGGGTCCCGGAGGCGCCGCTCCGGGCGCGCG CCTCCAGAGGCAGAGGACCCAGACCGCGGCCAGCCCTGCAACTCCTGCAGGGAGCAGTGCCCTGGCTTTCTGCTGCATGGCTGGAG AAAGATCTGCCAGCACTGCAAATGCCCCAGGGAGGAGCATGCCGTGCATGGGGTGCCTGTGGACCTGGAACGCATCATGTGTCggttgatctcagacttccagcgcCACTCTATCTCCGACGATGACTCAGGCTGTGCCTCGGAGGAGTATGCCTGGGTGCCCCCTGGTCTCAAGCCCGAGCAG GTATACCAGTTTTTCAGCTGCCTCCCAGAGGACAAGGTCCCCTACGTCAACAGTCCCGGGGAGAAATACAGGATCAAGCAGCTGCTGCACCAGCTGCCCCCACACGACAGTGAG GCACAGTACTGCACAGCactggaagaggaggagaagaaagagctCAGAGCCTTCAGCCAGCAGCGGAAGCGGGAGAATCTGGGGCGTGGCACCGTGCGCATCTTCCCGGTGACCATCACTGGGGCCATCTGTGAGGAG TGTGGGAAGCAGATCGGAGGTGGGGATATCGCAGTCTTTGCCAGCCGCGCAGGCTTGGGTGCCTGCTGGCACCCACAGTGCTTTGTGTGCTCCACATGCCGGGAGCTGCTGGTGGACCTCATCTACTTCTACCATGCTGGCAAGGTCTACTGTGGTCGCCACCATGCTGAATGCCTGCGCCCGCGCTGCGAAGCCTGTGATGAG ATCATCTTCTCCCCTGAGTGCACGGAGGCCGAGGGCCGGCACTGGCACATGGGTCACTTCTGCTGCTTCGAGTGTGAAGCCTCGCTAGGAGGGCAGCGCTATGTCATGCGTCAGAGCCGCCCCCACTGCTGCGCCTGCTATGAGGCCCGCCACGCGGAGTACTGTGATGGCTGTGGGGAGCACATCG GCCTGGACCAGGGCCAGATGGCTTATGAGGGCCAGCATTGGCACGCCTCAGACCGCTGCTTTTGCTGTAGTCGCTGTGGGCGAGCCCTGCTGGGCCGCCCTTTCCTGCCGCGCAGGGGCCTAATCTTCTGCTCGCGAGCCTGCAGCCTGGGGTCCGAGCCCACGGctccggggcctggccgccggaGCTGGAGCGCGGGCACGGTCTCCGCACCACTCGCAGCCTCCACAGCCTCTTTCTCTGCTGTGGAGGGGGCGTCTGAGACCGCCACCAAAGGCACCAGCACCGAGCCAGCGCCTG ctGCAGGCCCCGAAGAGCCCGCCCACTTTCTGAGAGGGGGCCCCCACCGCCACTCCATGCCGGAGCTGGGGCTCCGCAGTGTCCCCGAGCCCTCCCCGGGGCCCACTGGCCAGCCGGACCCGCTCCCGGAAGATGGTGCCTTCGGTCGCCAGAGCGCCCCGCGCGTCAGCTTCCGAGACCCCCTGGTGTCTGAGGGAGGCCCGCGGCGGACCCTGAGTGCACCTCCAGCCCAGCGCCGCAGGCCGCGCAGTCCCCCTCCCAAGGCCCCCACCCATCgccgccaccgccaccaccaccatcaccgccGCCACTCTGGCAGATGTCGCCACCATCAGTGTGACTTGGGATCCGGGTCAGACTCAGAATCCTGTGCCAGCTCgccctccagccccagctccGAGTCCTCAGAGGACGACGGCTTCTTCCTAGGGGAACGCATCCCGCTGCCCCCGCACCTGTGCAGGCCCGTGCCTGCTCAGGACACTGCAACTGAGAACCCCAACTTCCAGACTCCACAGCTCCTCAGGAACTCGCGCCCAGGGATGCCTCGCCAGGCCAGAGAGAAGAACTGCATCGTGGCTTGA
- the PRICKLE3 gene encoding prickle planar cell polarity protein 3 isoform X2 encodes MFARGSRRRRSGRAPPEAEDPDRGQPCNSCREQCPGFLLHGWRKICQHCKCPREEHAVHGVPVDLERIMCRLISDFQRHSISDDDSGCASEEYAWVPPGLKPEQVYQFFSCLPEDKVPYVNSPGEKYRIKQLLHQLPPHDSEAQYCTALEEEEKKELRAFSQQRKRENLGRGTVRIFPVTITGAICEECGKQIGGGDIAVFASRAGLGACWHPQCFVCSTCRELLVDLIYFYHAGKVYCGRHHAECLRPRCEACDEIIFSPECTEAEGRHWHMGHFCCFECEASLGGQRYVMRQSRPHCCACYEARHAEYCDGCGEHIAAGPEEPAHFLRGGPHRHSMPELGLRSVPEPSPGPTGQPDPLPEDGAFGRQSAPRVSFRDPLVSEGGPRRTLSAPPAQRRRPRSPPPKAPTHRRHRHHHHHRRHSGRCRHHQCDLGSGSDSESCASSPSSPSSESSEDDGFFLGERIPLPPHLCRPVPAQDTATENPNFQTPQLLRNSRPGMPRQAREKNCIVA; translated from the exons ATGTTCGCGCGTGGGTCCCGGAGGCGCCGCTCCGGGCGCGCG CCTCCAGAGGCAGAGGACCCAGACCGCGGCCAGCCCTGCAACTCCTGCAGGGAGCAGTGCCCTGGCTTTCTGCTGCATGGCTGGAG AAAGATCTGCCAGCACTGCAAATGCCCCAGGGAGGAGCATGCCGTGCATGGGGTGCCTGTGGACCTGGAACGCATCATGTGTCggttgatctcagacttccagcgcCACTCTATCTCCGACGATGACTCAGGCTGTGCCTCGGAGGAGTATGCCTGGGTGCCCCCTGGTCTCAAGCCCGAGCAG GTATACCAGTTTTTCAGCTGCCTCCCAGAGGACAAGGTCCCCTACGTCAACAGTCCCGGGGAGAAATACAGGATCAAGCAGCTGCTGCACCAGCTGCCCCCACACGACAGTGAG GCACAGTACTGCACAGCactggaagaggaggagaagaaagagctCAGAGCCTTCAGCCAGCAGCGGAAGCGGGAGAATCTGGGGCGTGGCACCGTGCGCATCTTCCCGGTGACCATCACTGGGGCCATCTGTGAGGAG TGTGGGAAGCAGATCGGAGGTGGGGATATCGCAGTCTTTGCCAGCCGCGCAGGCTTGGGTGCCTGCTGGCACCCACAGTGCTTTGTGTGCTCCACATGCCGGGAGCTGCTGGTGGACCTCATCTACTTCTACCATGCTGGCAAGGTCTACTGTGGTCGCCACCATGCTGAATGCCTGCGCCCGCGCTGCGAAGCCTGTGATGAG ATCATCTTCTCCCCTGAGTGCACGGAGGCCGAGGGCCGGCACTGGCACATGGGTCACTTCTGCTGCTTCGAGTGTGAAGCCTCGCTAGGAGGGCAGCGCTATGTCATGCGTCAGAGCCGCCCCCACTGCTGCGCCTGCTATGAGGCCCGCCACGCGGAGTACTGTGATGGCTGTGGGGAGCACATCG ctGCAGGCCCCGAAGAGCCCGCCCACTTTCTGAGAGGGGGCCCCCACCGCCACTCCATGCCGGAGCTGGGGCTCCGCAGTGTCCCCGAGCCCTCCCCGGGGCCCACTGGCCAGCCGGACCCGCTCCCGGAAGATGGTGCCTTCGGTCGCCAGAGCGCCCCGCGCGTCAGCTTCCGAGACCCCCTGGTGTCTGAGGGAGGCCCGCGGCGGACCCTGAGTGCACCTCCAGCCCAGCGCCGCAGGCCGCGCAGTCCCCCTCCCAAGGCCCCCACCCATCgccgccaccgccaccaccaccatcaccgccGCCACTCTGGCAGATGTCGCCACCATCAGTGTGACTTGGGATCCGGGTCAGACTCAGAATCCTGTGCCAGCTCgccctccagccccagctccGAGTCCTCAGAGGACGACGGCTTCTTCCTAGGGGAACGCATCCCGCTGCCCCCGCACCTGTGCAGGCCCGTGCCTGCTCAGGACACTGCAACTGAGAACCCCAACTTCCAGACTCCACAGCTCCTCAGGAACTCGCGCCCAGGGATGCCTCGCCAGGCCAGAGAGAAGAACTGCATCGTGGCTTGA